The following proteins are encoded in a genomic region of Mycolicibacterium rutilum:
- a CDS encoding NAD(P)/FAD-dependent oxidoreductase, whose protein sequence is MPANARVLVVGSGFAGLWAALGAARCLDELGARDVDVTVISPQPYHDIRVRNYEPDLSGCRIPLRTLLDPVGVRHIAAAVRDVDTSAATVCTDDGATLNYDRLVLAMGSRVVTPDIPGLAEFGFNVDTYDAALRLQRHIRGLAPGDPASATAVVVGAGLTGIETATELPAVLGDEVAPRVILVDRNPRVGSDMGDSARPVITEALRINGIEVRTATAVTAVDARSVTLSTGEVIAAATVVWCAGMRAHPLTERIGVPLDGSGRLPVDDYLRVAHTSGVFAAGDVAAARMDDAHMSVMSCQHSRPMGRYAGYNVIADLLGQPMLPLRIPWYVTVLDLGPAGAVYTEGWDRRVVATGATAKATKRVINRERIYPPRTGDREALLAAAAPTLQGAPTYGA, encoded by the coding sequence ATGCCGGCGAATGCGCGCGTCCTCGTGGTGGGGTCCGGGTTCGCCGGACTGTGGGCGGCGCTGGGCGCGGCGCGCTGCCTCGACGAACTCGGTGCCCGCGACGTCGACGTGACGGTCATCAGCCCGCAGCCCTACCACGACATCCGGGTCCGCAACTACGAGCCCGATCTGAGCGGGTGCCGAATCCCGTTGCGCACGTTGCTCGATCCGGTCGGTGTGCGGCACATCGCCGCCGCCGTGCGCGACGTCGACACCTCCGCGGCGACGGTATGCACCGACGACGGCGCGACACTGAACTACGACCGCCTGGTGCTGGCGATGGGCAGTCGCGTCGTCACACCCGACATCCCGGGCCTCGCGGAGTTCGGTTTCAATGTCGACACCTACGACGCGGCGCTACGACTGCAGCGCCACATCCGCGGGTTGGCGCCCGGTGACCCGGCGTCGGCCACCGCCGTCGTCGTCGGCGCGGGCCTGACCGGAATCGAGACCGCCACCGAATTGCCCGCGGTGCTCGGCGACGAGGTCGCCCCGCGGGTGATTCTGGTCGATCGCAATCCGCGCGTCGGATCGGACATGGGCGACTCGGCACGGCCCGTGATCACAGAAGCGTTGCGCATCAACGGTATCGAGGTACGCACGGCGACCGCTGTCACCGCAGTGGACGCTCGTAGCGTCACACTGTCGACGGGCGAGGTGATCGCCGCGGCCACCGTGGTCTGGTGCGCGGGCATGCGAGCGCATCCGCTGACGGAGCGAATCGGAGTACCACTCGACGGGTCGGGCCGGCTACCCGTCGACGACTACCTGCGCGTCGCACACACGTCCGGCGTCTTCGCCGCGGGTGACGTCGCCGCGGCGCGGATGGACGACGCGCACATGTCGGTGATGTCGTGTCAGCACAGCAGGCCGATGGGCCGGTATGCCGGCTACAACGTAATTGCGGATCTGCTCGGGCAACCCATGCTGCCGCTCCGAATCCCGTGGTATGTGACGGTCCTCGACCTCGGACCCGCGGGTGCGGTGTACACCGAGGGTTGGGACCGTCGGGTGGTCGCCACCGGAGCGACGGCCAAGGCGACGAAGCGGGTCATCAATCGGGAGCGGATCTATCCGCCGCGCACCGGTGATCGCGAGGCGCTGTTGGCCGCAGCCGCCCCGACGCTGCAGGGTGCACCCACGTACGGGGCGTAG
- a CDS encoding TetR/AcrR family transcriptional regulator, translating into MTAARPLSGHRSEGTRELLLAAAERLFAERGMHAVSNRQISDAASQGNNAAVCYHFGTRVDLLRAIENKHRVPIERLRAAMLAELGPSAGLRDWVDCLVRPLIDHLDELGIPSWYARFAAQAMADPTYREVVTKDALTSPHLVQVIDGITGCLADLPKRVRFERIVMARNLLMHTCAEHEGALAAHGPVARSPWPQAAEGLTDAITGLWQAPARRLASRRPS; encoded by the coding sequence GTGACAGCAGCCAGGCCGCTCAGCGGTCATCGGTCTGAGGGCACCCGGGAACTGTTGCTGGCCGCGGCCGAGCGCCTGTTCGCCGAACGCGGCATGCACGCGGTGTCCAACCGGCAGATCAGCGACGCCGCCTCGCAAGGCAACAACGCCGCGGTCTGCTACCACTTCGGGACCCGCGTCGACCTGTTGCGCGCCATCGAGAACAAGCACCGGGTGCCGATCGAGCGGCTGAGGGCCGCCATGCTTGCCGAACTCGGACCGTCGGCGGGCTTGCGCGACTGGGTGGACTGCCTGGTGCGGCCGCTGATCGACCACCTCGACGAACTCGGCATCCCGAGTTGGTACGCGCGGTTCGCCGCTCAAGCCATGGCTGACCCGACCTACCGCGAGGTGGTCACCAAGGACGCTCTCACCTCGCCGCATCTGGTGCAGGTGATCGACGGCATCACCGGATGCCTGGCCGATCTCCCGAAACGCGTGCGGTTCGAGCGGATCGTCATGGCGCGCAACCTGCTCATGCACACCTGCGCCGAACACGAGGGGGCGCTGGCAGCGCACGGGCCGGTCGCCCGGTCGCCCTGGCCGCAGGCCGCGGAGGGGCTCACCGACGCGATCACCGGCCTGTGGCAGGCGCCGGCTCGTCGGCTCGCGTCGAGGAGGCCGTCGTGA
- a CDS encoding recombinase family protein: MQTRLGTHGRHVFGYTSPCASEQSVQRQLEILVEHGVAPDDVFSEAAPWGAERPALAALMERLGDGDSVVVVGLHRLGHSAAEIVDQVLAFQSRGITLTVLSNPAEAPPLPVPAIGGPAHFLGALHANSHDGPTKPFGRSRPIGRPVALDAARTDTARRMIASGMSKTAVAKILGVSRPTLYKALAALDEQS; encoded by the coding sequence GTGCAAACCCGACTCGGCACGCACGGCCGACACGTGTTCGGCTACACCTCGCCGTGCGCCTCGGAGCAGTCGGTGCAACGCCAACTCGAGATTCTGGTCGAGCACGGGGTCGCGCCCGACGACGTCTTCAGCGAGGCGGCTCCGTGGGGCGCCGAGCGGCCGGCGCTGGCGGCGCTGATGGAGCGTCTGGGAGACGGTGACTCGGTCGTCGTCGTCGGCCTGCACCGGCTGGGGCACAGTGCCGCCGAGATCGTGGACCAGGTGCTGGCATTCCAGTCGCGAGGCATCACCCTGACCGTCCTGAGCAACCCCGCCGAGGCACCGCCGCTGCCGGTCCCCGCGATCGGTGGTCCGGCGCACTTCCTGGGCGCGCTGCACGCCAACAGCCATGACGGGCCGACGAAGCCGTTCGGCCGCAGCAGGCCGATTGGCCGACCCGTCGCGCTGGATGCGGCCAGAACCGACACGGCGCGGCGGATGATCGCCAGCGGGATGTCCAAGACCGCCGTCGCCAAGATCCTCGGCGTCAGCAGGCCGACGCTGTACAAGGCGCTGGCCGCCCTCGACGAACAGAGCTGA
- a CDS encoding YdeI/OmpD-associated family protein: MGSAQVSGGVVHELPTDLRAALLANDTALAAWNDITPLARNEFICWVEDAKQDKTRERRIRRTQEELEEGKRRPCCWPGCKHRERTGR; the protein is encoded by the coding sequence ATGGGTAGCGCGCAGGTTTCTGGTGGTGTGGTGCACGAGCTGCCGACAGATCTACGGGCCGCTCTGCTCGCCAACGACACCGCGCTGGCGGCGTGGAACGACATCACGCCGCTGGCCCGCAACGAGTTCATCTGCTGGGTCGAGGACGCCAAGCAGGACAAGACCCGCGAGCGCCGCATCCGGCGCACTCAGGAGGAACTCGAGGAGGGCAAGCGCCGGCCGTGCTGTTGGCCCGGCTGTAAACACCGGGAGCGCACCGGCAGGTGA